A part of Citrifermentans bremense genomic DNA contains:
- the rplT gene encoding 50S ribosomal protein L20, with protein MPRVKRGFKARQRRNKVLKLAKGYRGARSKLFRSATEAVDRALNYAFRDRRVKKRDFRALWITRINAAARINGLSYSKLIHGLKLANVEIDRKVMADLAVSDPNGFAAIAAAAKAKF; from the coding sequence ATGCCAAGAGTAAAGCGCGGTTTTAAAGCGAGACAGAGAAGAAACAAGGTGTTGAAACTTGCCAAGGGTTACCGCGGCGCCAGGAGCAAATTGTTCAGGAGCGCCACCGAAGCGGTGGACCGCGCACTGAACTACGCGTTCAGGGACAGAAGGGTGAAGAAGAGGGACTTCAGGGCTCTCTGGATCACCAGGATCAACGCGGCAGCGAGGATCAACGGTCTCTCCTACAGCAAACTGATCCACGGACTCAAACTTGCCAACGTAGAGATCGACAGGAAAGTGATGGCCGACCTGGCCGTTTCCGACCCGAACGGTTTCGCGGCAATCGCGGCGGCAGCCAAAGCAAAATTTTAA
- the infC gene encoding translation initiation factor IF-3 yields the protein MAKPTVNINQTIRAKEVRVVGADSEQLGILPLREALALAESQQLDLVEVSPTAVPPVCRIMDYGKFKYQQAKKLAEAKKKQVQVELKEVKLRPKTDTHDLEFKVKHVRRFLEEGNKAKITVVFRGREITHQELGMAALEKFAAELADIALVEVRQKMEGRSMFMIVAPKVKAK from the coding sequence ATAGCTAAACCTACAGTCAACATCAATCAGACCATCAGGGCCAAAGAGGTAAGGGTAGTAGGTGCCGATAGTGAGCAGCTTGGTATTCTTCCGCTTCGGGAGGCCTTGGCGCTGGCTGAGAGCCAGCAACTGGACCTGGTAGAGGTTTCGCCGACAGCCGTCCCCCCCGTCTGCCGTATCATGGATTACGGCAAGTTCAAATATCAGCAGGCCAAGAAACTGGCCGAGGCCAAGAAAAAGCAGGTCCAGGTGGAGTTGAAGGAAGTCAAGCTCCGTCCCAAGACCGACACGCACGACCTGGAGTTCAAGGTGAAGCACGTGCGCCGCTTCCTGGAAGAAGGGAACAAGGCGAAGATCACCGTCGTCTTCCGCGGACGCGAGATCACGCACCAGGAACTGGGTATGGCCGCTCTGGAGAAATTCGCCGCCGAACTCGCCGACATAGCTCTGGTCGAGGTAAGGCAGAAGATGGAAGGCCGCAGCATGTTCATGATCGTGGCCCCCAAAGTAAAAGCAAAATAA
- the pheS gene encoding phenylalanine--tRNA ligase subunit alpha: MKAKLEALLDQALSELAQASTEEGVQELRVKYLGKKGELTSVMKGLGALTPEERPVIGQVVNTVKGKLEEAFEVRAGEIREAVKSARLSAEKIDVTLPGRRRPLGSKHPITLVTEEITSIFGALGFAVAEGPEIELDFYNFEALNLPKDHPARDMQDTFYFGESVLLRTHTSPVQIRTMLKQPPPVRIIAPGTVYRCDSDATHSPMFHQVEGLMVDKGITFGDLKGILTLFISQLFGSDIGVRLRPSFFPFTEPSAEVDIACVICRGKGCRVCKETGWLEILGAGMVDPEVYRHVGYDSELYTGFAFGMGIERIAMLKYGIADMRLLFENDLRFLKQF; encoded by the coding sequence ATGAAGGCTAAACTGGAAGCACTTTTGGATCAGGCACTCTCCGAGCTGGCGCAAGCATCCACCGAGGAGGGCGTGCAGGAGTTGCGGGTCAAGTACCTGGGGAAAAAGGGTGAACTCACCTCCGTGATGAAGGGGCTGGGAGCGCTCACCCCGGAGGAACGTCCCGTGATCGGCCAGGTGGTGAACACGGTCAAGGGCAAGCTCGAAGAGGCGTTCGAGGTCCGCGCCGGTGAGATCCGCGAGGCGGTGAAGAGCGCCCGGCTCTCCGCAGAGAAGATCGACGTGACCCTTCCCGGCCGTCGCCGGCCGCTGGGCTCCAAGCACCCCATCACGCTTGTCACCGAGGAGATCACCTCCATCTTCGGCGCACTGGGGTTCGCGGTCGCCGAAGGGCCCGAGATCGAGCTCGACTTCTACAACTTCGAGGCGCTGAACCTCCCGAAGGACCACCCCGCCCGCGACATGCAGGACACCTTCTACTTCGGCGAGAGCGTCCTTCTTAGGACCCACACCTCCCCGGTGCAGATCCGCACCATGCTGAAGCAGCCGCCGCCGGTACGGATCATCGCACCGGGCACCGTGTACCGCTGCGACTCCGACGCCACCCACTCGCCCATGTTCCACCAGGTCGAGGGTCTCATGGTGGACAAAGGGATCACCTTCGGCGACCTGAAGGGGATCCTGACGCTGTTCATCAGCCAGCTCTTTGGCTCCGACATCGGCGTGAGGCTCCGTCCCTCGTTCTTCCCGTTCACCGAGCCGTCGGCCGAGGTTGACATCGCCTGCGTCATCTGCCGCGGCAAGGGTTGCCGGGTCTGCAAGGAGACCGGCTGGCTCGAGATCCTGGGAGCCGGCATGGTCGACCCCGAGGTTTACCGCCACGTGGGGTACGACTCCGAGCTCTACACCGGCTTCGCCTTCGGGATGGGTATCGAGAGGATCGCCATGCTGAAGTACGGCATCGCCGACATGAGGCTCCTTTTCGAGAACGACCTCAGGTTCCTGAAACAGTTCTAA
- the pheT gene encoding phenylalanine--tRNA ligase subunit beta: MIVTYNWLKEFVDCDLPAAELSHLLTMLGLEVERMEELGGGMDDVVVAKVLEKNQHPNADKLSLCKVDNGKEILNVVCGAQNFKAGDKVALAQIGATLPGDFKIKRSKIRGEESCGMLCSEKELALSLESSGIMILPEDFKIGTPLFDALGTKDTVFEIGLTPNRADCLSVVGIAREIAAKLGKKVHYPGLEVAETGAPIDGIASVAIKAPELCPRYTARHITGCTLAPSPAWLANRLQAAGIRSINNVVDVTNYVLLEYGHPLHAFDFKLVSGGKIVVAAAGEGEKFVTLDGQERVLTSNDLTIRDAEKGVALAGIMGGGNSEIGEGTTEVLLESAYFNPSAIRKTSKRLGIHTESSHRFERGTDVAGLTRALDRAAQLIAELSGGNIAKGVIDVYPHPVKPRTIKARLARINAVTGLCLSAAEVQDILERLEFEVTQTEPGVFQVTVPLFRVDLEREIDLVEEVVRLNGFEKVPATLPQASVFSDLPSDAQHLAARLKGLLVSQGLSEVINYSFVAPASCEKILLPADDVRSNGMVLLNPISDELSVMRTTMLPGLLDTAVKNISFRTLNLRIFEMRRIYLPAPGKELPEEPLYVSALLTGNRDLEGWNQQKGEIDFFDVKGIAENILADLSIPNVTFSAESLDPYYHPGKACRILCGNRVLGSFGELHPTVQENYGIGTPLYYLELNFEALLASRKGKGAAQVPSRFPSTFRDIAMLLPKEFPVADVLYCVKGVKAPELEGVDVFDVYTGGNIPAGEKSVAIRVRYGSKERTLTDDEVTRLHQRVTDALSKKLNVSFR; this comes from the coding sequence ATGATAGTTACCTATAACTGGCTCAAGGAATTCGTCGATTGCGACCTGCCCGCGGCGGAACTCTCGCACCTCCTCACCATGCTCGGCCTCGAGGTCGAGCGCATGGAAGAGCTGGGCGGCGGCATGGACGACGTGGTGGTGGCGAAGGTGCTGGAGAAAAACCAGCATCCCAACGCCGACAAGCTCTCCCTTTGCAAGGTGGACAACGGCAAGGAGATCCTGAACGTCGTCTGCGGCGCGCAGAACTTCAAGGCCGGCGACAAGGTCGCCCTGGCCCAGATCGGCGCGACGCTCCCCGGCGACTTCAAGATCAAGCGCTCCAAGATCCGCGGCGAGGAGTCCTGCGGCATGCTCTGCTCCGAAAAGGAGCTGGCGCTATCCCTGGAGTCCTCCGGGATCATGATCCTCCCCGAGGATTTCAAGATCGGCACCCCGCTCTTCGACGCACTCGGCACCAAGGACACCGTCTTCGAGATAGGGCTCACCCCCAACCGCGCCGACTGCCTGAGTGTCGTGGGCATCGCCCGCGAGATTGCGGCGAAGCTTGGGAAGAAGGTACACTACCCCGGCCTCGAGGTCGCCGAGACCGGCGCCCCCATCGACGGCATCGCCTCGGTGGCCATTAAGGCGCCCGAGCTCTGCCCGCGCTACACCGCGCGCCACATCACCGGATGCACGCTCGCGCCTTCGCCGGCCTGGCTCGCCAACCGGCTGCAGGCAGCTGGGATCCGCTCCATCAACAACGTGGTCGACGTCACCAACTACGTCCTCCTCGAGTACGGCCACCCGCTGCACGCTTTCGACTTCAAGCTCGTTTCCGGCGGGAAGATCGTGGTCGCCGCGGCAGGCGAGGGGGAGAAGTTCGTCACTCTCGACGGGCAGGAGCGCGTCCTTACCTCGAACGACCTCACCATCCGCGACGCCGAAAAAGGTGTTGCCCTTGCCGGCATCATGGGCGGCGGCAACTCCGAGATAGGGGAGGGGACCACCGAGGTGCTTCTTGAGAGCGCCTACTTCAACCCCTCCGCCATCAGGAAGACCTCCAAACGCCTGGGGATCCACACCGAATCGTCGCACCGCTTCGAGCGCGGCACCGACGTGGCCGGCCTGACCCGTGCGCTGGACCGCGCGGCTCAGCTCATCGCGGAACTCTCCGGCGGAAATATCGCCAAGGGGGTCATCGACGTTTACCCGCACCCCGTTAAGCCGCGTACGATCAAGGCGAGGCTTGCCCGCATCAACGCGGTCACCGGCCTTTGTCTGAGCGCCGCCGAGGTACAGGACATACTGGAGCGCCTGGAGTTCGAGGTGACGCAGACCGAGCCCGGCGTGTTCCAGGTGACGGTGCCCCTTTTCAGGGTGGACCTGGAGCGCGAAATCGACCTGGTAGAGGAAGTGGTAAGGCTGAACGGCTTCGAGAAGGTCCCGGCCACCTTGCCGCAGGCCTCCGTCTTCTCGGACCTCCCCTCCGATGCCCAGCACCTCGCCGCGCGGCTGAAGGGCCTCCTGGTCTCCCAGGGGCTTTCCGAGGTGATCAACTACAGCTTCGTGGCTCCTGCCTCCTGCGAGAAGATCTTGCTACCCGCCGACGACGTCAGAAGCAACGGCATGGTCCTCTTGAACCCCATCTCGGACGAGCTCTCCGTGATGCGCACCACCATGCTGCCGGGGCTTTTGGACACGGCCGTCAAGAACATCAGCTTCAGGACGCTGAACCTGCGCATCTTCGAGATGCGCCGCATCTACCTTCCCGCTCCTGGCAAGGAGCTTCCCGAAGAGCCCCTCTACGTCTCGGCACTGCTCACGGGGAACCGCGACCTCGAAGGGTGGAACCAGCAAAAGGGTGAGATCGACTTCTTCGACGTGAAGGGTATCGCCGAGAACATCCTGGCCGACCTCTCCATCCCCAACGTGACCTTCTCCGCGGAAAGCCTTGACCCGTACTACCACCCGGGGAAGGCCTGCCGCATCCTCTGCGGCAACAGGGTACTGGGCTCCTTTGGGGAGCTGCATCCGACCGTGCAGGAGAACTACGGCATCGGCACGCCGCTTTACTACCTGGAGCTCAATTTCGAGGCGCTTCTTGCCTCCAGGAAGGGGAAAGGCGCGGCCCAGGTTCCTTCGCGCTTCCCCTCCACTTTCCGCGACATAGCGATGCTGCTTCCCAAGGAGTTCCCGGTGGCGGACGTGCTTTACTGCGTGAAGGGTGTGAAGGCTCCCGAGCTCGAAGGGGTGGATGTATTCGACGTCTACACCGGGGGGAACATCCCTGCAGGGGAGAAGAGCGTCGCCATACGTGTACGCTACGGGTCCAAGGAGAGGACTCTTACCGATGACGAGGTAACTCGACTGCACCAGCGGGTCACCGATGCCCTCAGTAAGAAATTAAATGTTTCCTTTAGATAA
- a CDS encoding integration host factor subunit alpha has protein sequence MTKADIVEKIYEKVGFSKKESAELVETVFDLIKTTLEEGDKIKIAGFGNFVVKEKADRRGRNPQTGEEITIVARKILTFKPSQVLKSAINSQ, from the coding sequence ATGACCAAAGCAGACATAGTTGAGAAGATTTATGAGAAAGTGGGATTCTCCAAAAAAGAGTCCGCTGAACTCGTAGAGACGGTCTTCGACCTTATCAAGACCACTCTTGAAGAAGGTGACAAAATAAAGATTGCCGGCTTCGGCAACTTTGTAGTTAAAGAGAAAGCTGACCGTCGCGGCAGGAATCCCCAGACCGGCGAAGAGATCACCATCGTCGCCAGGAAGATCCTCACCTTCAAGCCGAGCCAGGTGCTGAAGAGCGCGATCAACAGCCAGTAG
- a CDS encoding glycosyltransferase family 9 protein, whose protein sequence is MALKATLLKRLDAAVGPLLTWLLPKRGLPDSLPSPLRFLVIRPGGIGDAVLLIPALRALQETFPGCSIDLLAESRNAAAFQMCPGLNRVLRYDSLTQVASVLRTPYDVVIDSEQWYRLSAVLARLVRARRSIGFCTNDRGRLFTDPVPYTLDDYELLSFFRLLAPLGVQPPRGTSAPFLKLPAGAKEGARRLLAPLEGRSFVAVFPGASVPEKQWGEDNFRQVAEGLVAAGIAVVVVGGDDARAVGERLARGGVALNLAGKGGLMESAAVLAEAGVLLSGDSGVLHLAAGLGTATVSLFGPSDAEKWAPKGERHVKFTSSLSCAPCSRYGTIRCSAGACCLDVAPSEVTAAMLRLCEKDRRP, encoded by the coding sequence GTGGCATTGAAGGCAACCCTGTTGAAACGGCTCGACGCCGCTGTCGGCCCGCTGCTGACCTGGCTCCTTCCCAAGAGGGGGTTGCCCGATTCCCTACCTTCCCCACTGCGTTTCCTGGTCATCCGTCCCGGCGGCATCGGAGACGCGGTGCTCCTCATCCCGGCGCTGAGGGCGCTGCAAGAAACCTTTCCCGGCTGCAGCATCGACCTTCTCGCCGAAAGCCGCAATGCCGCGGCCTTCCAGATGTGCCCGGGGCTGAACCGGGTGCTGCGCTACGATTCCCTCACCCAAGTTGCATCAGTATTGCGGACCCCTTACGACGTGGTGATAGACAGCGAGCAGTGGTACCGTCTCTCCGCAGTCCTGGCGAGATTAGTCCGTGCGCGGCGCTCCATCGGCTTTTGCACCAACGATCGCGGCAGGCTCTTCACCGATCCGGTCCCTTATACCTTAGATGATTACGAGCTCCTCTCCTTCTTCAGGCTCCTTGCCCCGCTTGGTGTGCAGCCTCCCCGGGGTACGTCGGCTCCCTTTCTCAAGCTCCCGGCCGGTGCGAAGGAGGGGGCGCGGCGTCTCCTGGCCCCTCTGGAAGGTAGATCCTTCGTGGCAGTTTTCCCGGGAGCGAGCGTCCCCGAGAAGCAATGGGGGGAGGATAATTTCCGGCAGGTGGCCGAGGGACTCGTCGCCGCGGGTATCGCCGTGGTCGTAGTCGGCGGCGACGACGCCCGCGCCGTGGGCGAGCGCCTGGCCAGAGGCGGGGTGGCGCTGAACCTGGCGGGGAAGGGGGGGCTCATGGAGAGCGCCGCCGTACTTGCCGAGGCGGGGGTCCTTTTAAGCGGCGACTCCGGGGTTTTGCACCTAGCGGCTGGGCTTGGGACCGCGACTGTCTCGCTTTTCGGTCCCAGCGATGCGGAGAAGTGGGCCCCGAAGGGGGAGCGGCACGTTAAATTTACCTCTTCGCTTTCCTGCGCCCCCTGCTCTAGGTACGGAACCATCCGCTGCAGCGCCGGCGCATGCTGCCTGGATGTCGCGCCGTCTGAAGTGACCGCCGCCATGCTGAGGCTGTGTGAGAAGGATCGCCGGCCCTGA
- a CDS encoding MerR family transcriptional regulator → MTTGIPDKLYLRIGEVSSITGLPTSVLRYWETEFQKLAPKKSSSGQRLYSKQDVELVSEIKELLYAEKLTIEGARKRLEGKKKYRKSELSSETLAALIEEVKLELTSLRDQL, encoded by the coding sequence ATGACGACCGGGATTCCGGATAAGCTGTACCTGAGGATAGGCGAGGTTTCCAGCATAACCGGGCTTCCAACTTCGGTGCTACGGTACTGGGAGACGGAATTCCAAAAGCTGGCTCCTAAGAAGAGCAGCAGCGGTCAAAGGCTCTACAGCAAGCAGGACGTGGAGCTGGTATCAGAGATAAAAGAACTCCTTTACGCCGAGAAGCTCACCATAGAGGGGGCTAGGAAGCGGTTGGAGGGAAAGAAAAAGTACCGAAAATCTGAGCTTTCCAGTGAAACACTCGCAGCCCTCATCGAGGAAGTGAAACTGGAGTTAACAAGCTTGAGGGATCAGTTGTAA
- a CDS encoding paraquat-inducible protein A has product MADRPAQLIACHECDLLQRDIPLNPGCTASCRRCGAVLYRNATDSINRTLAYTLAAGILFVVANSFPIFSIEVSGDRSAITLFGAVRALWEQGVRTISVMVFITAILVPCLELFSLTALLLPLKLGLVPPKYTLFMRTLQFIEPWGMVEVFMLGVLVSLVKLTNNFRVIPGFALYSFGLLTLLIAAAAASFSARDIWNRLDEMMRQEGA; this is encoded by the coding sequence ATGGCTGACCGACCCGCACAACTTATCGCCTGTCACGAGTGCGACCTGCTGCAGCGCGACATCCCGCTCAACCCCGGTTGCACCGCCAGTTGCAGGCGCTGCGGCGCAGTCCTTTACCGCAACGCGACCGACAGCATCAATCGCACCCTGGCGTACACGCTTGCAGCCGGGATCCTCTTCGTGGTCGCCAACTCTTTCCCCATCTTCAGTATCGAGGTATCCGGGGACCGCAGCGCCATCACCCTTTTCGGCGCCGTCCGAGCACTCTGGGAGCAGGGGGTGCGGACCATCTCCGTCATGGTCTTCATCACTGCAATCCTGGTCCCCTGCCTTGAGCTCTTTTCGCTGACCGCACTCCTTTTGCCCCTGAAACTCGGCCTCGTTCCTCCGAAGTACACCCTGTTCATGCGCACCTTGCAGTTCATTGAGCCGTGGGGGATGGTCGAGGTGTTCATGCTCGGGGTGCTGGTCTCCCTGGTGAAGCTGACCAACAACTTCAGGGTCATCCCCGGTTTCGCCCTTTACTCCTTCGGCCTTTTGACCCTGCTCATAGCGGCGGCCGCAGCTTCCTTCAGCGCGCGCGACATCTGGAACAGGCTCGACGAGATGATGAGACAGGAGGGGGCGTGA
- a CDS encoding paraquat-inducible protein A, with protein sequence MTQVNSGIPSAASNGLCSCHVCRLVSRRSRFSRREHCPRCGATLHFRKPRSIERCWALVIASYILYIPANLLVMMETGSLINYRKDTIVSGVVHLWKTGSWMIAVIVFIASVAIPVLKLFSLTFLLISVQRRSTWRPRQRTRLFRLLEAVGRWSMLDIYVVTLLAALVQLGSLAVVKAGPAAVAFGAVVILTMFATMQFDPRLIWDPLQKEEIHD encoded by the coding sequence GTGACTCAGGTGAATTCCGGCATACCGAGTGCGGCAAGCAACGGGCTTTGCTCCTGCCACGTCTGCCGCCTGGTCTCGCGGCGCAGCCGCTTCTCGCGCCGCGAACACTGCCCCCGCTGCGGGGCTACGCTTCATTTTCGTAAGCCTCGGAGCATCGAGCGCTGCTGGGCCCTGGTGATCGCCTCCTATATCCTGTACATACCGGCCAACCTGCTGGTCATGATGGAGACCGGCTCGCTGATAAACTACCGCAAGGACACCATAGTAAGCGGCGTGGTGCACCTTTGGAAAACCGGCTCCTGGATGATAGCCGTCATAGTCTTCATAGCCAGCGTGGCGATTCCGGTCTTGAAGCTGTTCTCGCTCACCTTTTTGCTGATCAGCGTGCAGCGCCGCTCGACTTGGCGCCCGAGGCAGCGCACCCGCCTGTTCCGGCTCCTGGAAGCGGTGGGACGCTGGTCCATGCTCGATATTTACGTGGTCACCCTCCTTGCCGCGCTGGTGCAACTAGGCTCACTGGCTGTGGTGAAGGCGGGGCCTGCCGCGGTCGCCTTCGGCGCCGTGGTGATCTTGACCATGTTCGCCACCATGCAGTTCGACCCGCGCCTGATCTGGGACCCCCTGCAGAAAGAGGAAATTCATGACTGA
- the rpmI gene encoding 50S ribosomal protein L35 has product MPKMKTHRGAAKRFSKTGTGKIKMAHAFTSHILTSKTRKTKRNLRKGGIVAASDHKNISCLIPYK; this is encoded by the coding sequence ATGCCTAAAATGAAGACCCATAGGGGCGCCGCCAAGCGTTTCAGCAAGACCGGCACAGGCAAAATCAAGATGGCCCACGCTTTCACCAGCCACATCCTGACCTCGAAGACCAGGAAGACCAAGCGCAACCTGCGTAAGGGCGGCATCGTCGCAGCTTCCGACCACAAGAACATCAGCTGCCTCATCCCCTACAAATAA
- the thrS gene encoding threonine--tRNA ligase, protein MNEINVTLPDGSQRPLPAGASIFDLAASIGAGLAKAAIAGKIDGNLVDLNTPLSDGARVEIITEKSPEALEIIRHSTSHLMAQAVKALFPQAKVTIGPAIETGFYYDFDVDHPFTPEDLEKIEDKMRELAKSDLKIERKELSSADAIALFKGMGEDYKVELIEDLGADKVSLYSQGDFVDLCRGPHLPKTSYIKAFKLTSIAGAYWRGDEKRAMLQRVYGTAFGDKKELEAYLARIEEAKKRDHRKLGRELDLFSFNDEVGAGLVIWHPKGAMLRTILEDFERKEHLKRGYDIVQGPQILKTELWQRSGHYENYRENMYFTTVDEQSYGVKPMNCLAHMMIYRSQLRSYRDLPLRYFELGTVHRHERAGVLHGLLRVRGFTQDDAHILCTPDQLDAEIKGVIQFVTEVMGIFGFEFEMELSTRPEKSIGSDDAWELATSALLNALKDSGRPYEINEGDGAFYGPKIDIKLRDALDRRWQCATIQCDFTLPERFDLTYVDADGEKKRPVMVHRVILGAIERFIGVLIEHFAGNFPTWLAPVQATIVTVTDNQIPYAQAAFDKLRAAGIRVQKDFRNEKLGFKIREAQLQKIPYMLVVGDKEVEGGLLAPRFRDGKNLDSMTPEQFVSFIENEVKNYK, encoded by the coding sequence ATGAACGAGATAAACGTCACGCTACCAGATGGTTCCCAAAGACCCTTACCCGCAGGTGCATCCATTTTCGACCTTGCCGCTTCCATCGGAGCGGGGCTTGCCAAGGCGGCCATCGCCGGGAAGATCGACGGCAACCTGGTCGACCTCAATACGCCTCTTAGCGACGGCGCCCGCGTCGAGATCATCACCGAGAAAAGCCCGGAGGCTCTGGAGATCATCAGGCACTCCACCTCGCACCTGATGGCGCAGGCGGTGAAGGCGCTCTTCCCGCAGGCGAAGGTGACCATCGGCCCCGCCATCGAGACCGGCTTTTACTACGACTTCGACGTCGACCACCCGTTCACCCCGGAAGACCTCGAGAAGATAGAAGACAAGATGCGCGAGCTCGCCAAGTCCGATCTCAAGATCGAGCGCAAGGAGCTCTCCAGCGCCGACGCCATCGCCCTCTTCAAGGGGATGGGGGAGGACTACAAGGTCGAACTGATCGAGGACCTCGGCGCCGACAAGGTTTCGCTCTACAGCCAGGGTGACTTCGTCGACCTCTGCCGCGGACCGCATCTGCCGAAGACCTCCTACATTAAGGCCTTCAAGCTCACCTCCATCGCCGGCGCCTACTGGCGCGGCGACGAGAAGCGCGCCATGCTGCAGCGCGTCTACGGCACCGCCTTCGGCGACAAGAAGGAGCTGGAAGCCTACCTGGCCCGCATCGAAGAGGCTAAAAAGCGCGACCACCGCAAGCTCGGCCGCGAGCTGGATCTTTTCTCCTTCAACGACGAGGTCGGCGCCGGGCTCGTGATCTGGCACCCCAAAGGGGCGATGCTGCGCACCATCCTCGAGGACTTCGAGAGGAAGGAGCACCTGAAGCGCGGCTACGACATCGTCCAGGGTCCGCAGATCCTCAAGACCGAACTCTGGCAGCGCTCGGGGCACTACGAGAACTACCGCGAGAACATGTACTTCACCACGGTGGACGAGCAGAGCTACGGCGTGAAGCCGATGAACTGCCTGGCCCACATGATGATCTACCGCTCGCAGCTCCGCTCCTACCGCGACCTGCCGCTGCGCTACTTCGAGCTCGGCACGGTGCACCGCCACGAGCGCGCCGGCGTTCTGCACGGCCTTCTGCGCGTGCGCGGCTTCACCCAGGACGACGCGCACATCCTGTGCACCCCGGACCAGCTCGACGCCGAGATCAAGGGTGTCATCCAGTTCGTCACCGAGGTGATGGGTATCTTCGGCTTCGAGTTCGAGATGGAACTCTCCACCCGTCCCGAGAAGTCGATCGGTTCCGACGACGCCTGGGAGCTCGCCACCAGCGCGCTTCTGAACGCGCTCAAGGATTCCGGCCGCCCCTACGAGATCAACGAGGGGGACGGCGCATTCTACGGTCCGAAGATCGACATCAAGCTCCGTGACGCGCTTGACAGGCGTTGGCAATGTGCTACAATCCAGTGCGATTTTACCCTCCCGGAGCGTTTCGATCTCACCTATGTCGACGCAGACGGTGAAAAGAAGCGCCCCGTCATGGTGCACAGGGTCATCCTGGGCGCCATCGAACGGTTCATCGGTGTCCTCATCGAGCACTTCGCTGGAAACTTCCCGACTTGGCTGGCACCGGTTCAGGCGACCATCGTTACGGTCACCGACAACCAGATTCCGTACGCGCAGGCGGCGTTCGACAAGCTGCGCGCGGCCGGGATCAGGGTGCAGAAGGATTTCAGGAACGAGAAGCTCGGCTTCAAGATCCGCGAAGCCCAGCTCCAGAAGATACCGTACATGCTGGTGGTAGGGGACAAGGAGGTCGAGGGAGGCCTGCTGGCGCCGCGTTTCCGCGACGGCAAGAACCTCGACTCCATGACACCGGAGCAGTTCGTTTCATTTATCGAAAACGAAGTCAAGAACTACAAATAA